From a single Osmerus eperlanus chromosome 8, fOsmEpe2.1, whole genome shotgun sequence genomic region:
- the znf512 gene encoding uncharacterized protein znf512 isoform X1: MDPAYMGGMSPSYVPRKRKTAPPQQRSSVPYPVVQRMPERSFEMSVIGLPRNDEAQALEAQKMKRTYGRKRYEDLQNVTPGPVGVGYPVPDPSCCSVMSSSLANGMEGGFAPPLTRMPPRLVAKDCWPSPGLSSSLSLGPGPIPVPHLDQGRDRGQDQAWRNDFIMKKMPRVEMERSAPVTSFAPEVRLNVPAPVASGYVQNIPGVAGFSQNSLVSGSFSQASPTPSQSSEEPKNKTPISFSTKKEPPVYPPGSQEERWQLQILDKGRVTCPKCKSVSRKTVEGLKKHMESCRLTPFTCQHCGKQLKSSTGMKYHIMADHSNLPSPGDGIALDDHSVKEKLRKVLKRLGRLKCSKEGCSGSFTSIMGYLYHMKKCGKEESELEKLLLNCSHCGKAYKSKAGLEYHLKSEHAPVPQPVEEEEGLKAQREPNAEWSHSGRVQRQSAQVAVFHLQEIANDELSKDWPKKKFLRDLVPDDRKLKYSRPGLPSFSQEVLRKWKNEVKLQRKVQCPNQGCDCVYTSVSGLKAHLGLCTRGDFEAGKYRCLICNKEFNSESGVKYHINSVHSQDWFVVNKKASIKFEKFLKMKPKHSPDESSNHHHHLHLHHLHHLDLLHHQQHQHHPEIHHHHQQHQHHQQQHHLQQQHLQQQLVEQPHHQQQFLPHHEHHLQYQHPHLHDQNQPLLQQLQPQLHPPQPQPPVLQYTPLESWLERRPEPPHAQREAPGEAEGKRRERGGGGGGGGKFNGGDSSSSSVSSSSESETEAAGGQRHHDQWALKRPVVMDAGPEVSKRHRNNN, from the exons ATGGACCCCGCTTACATGGGAGGCATGTCGCCTTCGTACGTtcccaggaagaggaagaccgCTCCGCCTCAACAGAGGAGCAGCGTTCCGTATCCAG TTGTCCAGCGCATGCCTGAAAGGTCGTTTGAGATGAGCGTGATCGGACTTCCCCGG AATGATGAGGCTCAAGCACTCGAAGCCCAGAAGATGAAGCGGACATACGGGAGGAAAAG GTATGAAGACCTGCAGAATGTCACTCCAGGCCCTGTTGGTGTGGGCTATCCTGtccctgacccttcctgttgctctGTGATGTCATCCAGCCTGGCCaatgggatggagggggggtttgCCCCGCCCCTGACCAGGATGCCCCCTAGGCTGGTGGCTAAAGACTGCTGGCCCAGCCCTGGCCTCAGTTCCAGCCTCAGCCTGGGCCCCGGCCCCATCCCTGTCCCACACctggaccaggggagagacagagggcaagACCAGGCCTGGAGGAACG ATTTCATCATGAAGAAAATGCCGAGAGTAGAAATGGAAAGATCGGCGCCTGTCACTAGCTTCGCTCCTGAAGTGAGACTGAACG TTCCAGCTCCAGTTGCCAGTGGTTACGTCCAGAACATTCCAGGTGTTGCTGGCTTTTCCCAGAACAGCCTGGTTAGTGGCAGCTTCTCCCAGGCCAGCCCAACACCGTCCCAGTCCTCAGAGGAACCCAAGAACAAGACTCCCATCTCCTTCTCAACCAAGAAGGAGCCTCCTGTCTACCCTCCAG GCAGCCAGGAGGAGCGCTGGCAGCTGCAGATCCTGGATAAAGGCAGGGTGACCTGCCCCAAGTGTAAGAGCGTGAGCAGGAAGACTGTGGAGGGACTGAAGAAGCACATGGAGTCCTGCCGACTG ACCCCCTTCACGTGTCAGCACTGTGGGAAACAGCTCAAGTCTTCCACTGGGATGAAGTATCACATCATGGCCGACCACAGCAACTTG CCATCTCCAGGGGATGGGATTGCTCTGGACGACCACTCGGTGAAGGAGAAACTGAGGAAGGTTCTGAAGAGGCTCGGACGATTAAAATGCTCCAAAGAG GGCTGCAGTGGCAGCTTCACCAGCATTATGGGATACCTGTACCACATGAAAAAGTGTGGCAAGGAGGAGTCTGAGCTGGAGAAGCTGCTGTTAAACTGCAGTCACTGTGGCAAGGCCTACAAGTCCAAGGCTGGCCTGGAATACCACCTCAAGTCTGAACACGCTCCG GTGCCCCagccagtggaggaggaggaggggctgaaggCCCAGCGGGAGCCCAACGCAGAGTGGAGCCACAGCGGCCGTGTGCAGCGCCAGTCCGCCCAGGTGGCTGTGTTCCACCTGCAGGAGATCGCCAACGACGAGCTGTCCAAGGACTGGCCCAAGAAGAAGTTCCTCCGAGACCTCGTACCTGACGACcggaag CTGAAGTACTCCCGCCCAGGCCTGCCGTCCTTCAGTCAGGAGGTGTTGAGGAAGTGGAAGAACGAGGTGAAGCTGCAGAGGAAGGTTCAGTGCCCCAACCAG GGCTGTGACTGTGTCTACACCAGTGTGTCCGGGCTCAAGGCTCACCTGGGGCTCTGCACCAGG GGCGATTTTGAGGCAGGGAAGTACCGGTGCCTGATCTGTAACAAGGAGTTTAACTCTGAGAGTGGCGTTAAGTACCACATCAACTCTGTGCACTCTCAG gACTGGTTCGTGGTGAACAAGAAAGCGTCCATTAAATTTGAGAAGTTTCTGAAGATGAAACCCAAACACAGTCCTGATGAATCcagcaaccaccaccaccatctccatctccaccatctccaccacctggacctgctccaccaccagcagcaccagcaccacccGGAGATacaccaccaccatcaacaGCATCAACATCATCAACAACAGCATCATCTCCAGCAGCAGCATCTCCAGCAGCAGCTGGTGGAGCAGCCACACCACCAGCAGCAGTTCCTGCCCCACCACGAGCACCACCTGCAGTAtcaacacccccacctccacgaCCAGAACCAGCCCCTGCTCCAACAGCTGCAaccccagctccaccccccccagccccagcccccagtcctccagtacaCCCCCCTGGAGTCCTGGCTGGAGCGCAGGCCCGAACCCCCCCACGCTCAGAGGGAGGCAccgggggaggcggaggggaagaggagggagcgggggggaggcggggggggaggggggaagttcAACGGCggagacagcagcagcagcagcgtcaGTTCCAGCAGCGAATCAGAGACTGAGGCGGCCGGCGGACAGAGACATCACGACCAATGGGCTCTGAAGAGGCCTGTTGTCATGGACGCGGGGCCCGAGGTTTCTAAGCGACACAGGAACAACAATTAA
- the znf512 gene encoding uncharacterized protein znf512 isoform X2: protein MDPAYMGGMSPSYVPRKRKTAPPQQRSSVPYPVVQRMPERSFEMSVIGLPRNDEAQALEAQKMKRTYGRKSLANGMEGGFAPPLTRMPPRLVAKDCWPSPGLSSSLSLGPGPIPVPHLDQGRDRGQDQAWRNDFIMKKMPRVEMERSAPVTSFAPEVRLNVPAPVASGYVQNIPGVAGFSQNSLVSGSFSQASPTPSQSSEEPKNKTPISFSTKKEPPVYPPGSQEERWQLQILDKGRVTCPKCKSVSRKTVEGLKKHMESCRLTPFTCQHCGKQLKSSTGMKYHIMADHSNLPSPGDGIALDDHSVKEKLRKVLKRLGRLKCSKEGCSGSFTSIMGYLYHMKKCGKEESELEKLLLNCSHCGKAYKSKAGLEYHLKSEHAPVPQPVEEEEGLKAQREPNAEWSHSGRVQRQSAQVAVFHLQEIANDELSKDWPKKKFLRDLVPDDRKLKYSRPGLPSFSQEVLRKWKNEVKLQRKVQCPNQGCDCVYTSVSGLKAHLGLCTRGDFEAGKYRCLICNKEFNSESGVKYHINSVHSQDWFVVNKKASIKFEKFLKMKPKHSPDESSNHHHHLHLHHLHHLDLLHHQQHQHHPEIHHHHQQHQHHQQQHHLQQQHLQQQLVEQPHHQQQFLPHHEHHLQYQHPHLHDQNQPLLQQLQPQLHPPQPQPPVLQYTPLESWLERRPEPPHAQREAPGEAEGKRRERGGGGGGGGKFNGGDSSSSSVSSSSESETEAAGGQRHHDQWALKRPVVMDAGPEVSKRHRNNN from the exons ATGGACCCCGCTTACATGGGAGGCATGTCGCCTTCGTACGTtcccaggaagaggaagaccgCTCCGCCTCAACAGAGGAGCAGCGTTCCGTATCCAG TTGTCCAGCGCATGCCTGAAAGGTCGTTTGAGATGAGCGTGATCGGACTTCCCCGG AATGATGAGGCTCAAGCACTCGAAGCCCAGAAGATGAAGCGGACATACGGGAGGAAAAG CCTGGCCaatgggatggagggggggtttgCCCCGCCCCTGACCAGGATGCCCCCTAGGCTGGTGGCTAAAGACTGCTGGCCCAGCCCTGGCCTCAGTTCCAGCCTCAGCCTGGGCCCCGGCCCCATCCCTGTCCCACACctggaccaggggagagacagagggcaagACCAGGCCTGGAGGAACG ATTTCATCATGAAGAAAATGCCGAGAGTAGAAATGGAAAGATCGGCGCCTGTCACTAGCTTCGCTCCTGAAGTGAGACTGAACG TTCCAGCTCCAGTTGCCAGTGGTTACGTCCAGAACATTCCAGGTGTTGCTGGCTTTTCCCAGAACAGCCTGGTTAGTGGCAGCTTCTCCCAGGCCAGCCCAACACCGTCCCAGTCCTCAGAGGAACCCAAGAACAAGACTCCCATCTCCTTCTCAACCAAGAAGGAGCCTCCTGTCTACCCTCCAG GCAGCCAGGAGGAGCGCTGGCAGCTGCAGATCCTGGATAAAGGCAGGGTGACCTGCCCCAAGTGTAAGAGCGTGAGCAGGAAGACTGTGGAGGGACTGAAGAAGCACATGGAGTCCTGCCGACTG ACCCCCTTCACGTGTCAGCACTGTGGGAAACAGCTCAAGTCTTCCACTGGGATGAAGTATCACATCATGGCCGACCACAGCAACTTG CCATCTCCAGGGGATGGGATTGCTCTGGACGACCACTCGGTGAAGGAGAAACTGAGGAAGGTTCTGAAGAGGCTCGGACGATTAAAATGCTCCAAAGAG GGCTGCAGTGGCAGCTTCACCAGCATTATGGGATACCTGTACCACATGAAAAAGTGTGGCAAGGAGGAGTCTGAGCTGGAGAAGCTGCTGTTAAACTGCAGTCACTGTGGCAAGGCCTACAAGTCCAAGGCTGGCCTGGAATACCACCTCAAGTCTGAACACGCTCCG GTGCCCCagccagtggaggaggaggaggggctgaaggCCCAGCGGGAGCCCAACGCAGAGTGGAGCCACAGCGGCCGTGTGCAGCGCCAGTCCGCCCAGGTGGCTGTGTTCCACCTGCAGGAGATCGCCAACGACGAGCTGTCCAAGGACTGGCCCAAGAAGAAGTTCCTCCGAGACCTCGTACCTGACGACcggaag CTGAAGTACTCCCGCCCAGGCCTGCCGTCCTTCAGTCAGGAGGTGTTGAGGAAGTGGAAGAACGAGGTGAAGCTGCAGAGGAAGGTTCAGTGCCCCAACCAG GGCTGTGACTGTGTCTACACCAGTGTGTCCGGGCTCAAGGCTCACCTGGGGCTCTGCACCAGG GGCGATTTTGAGGCAGGGAAGTACCGGTGCCTGATCTGTAACAAGGAGTTTAACTCTGAGAGTGGCGTTAAGTACCACATCAACTCTGTGCACTCTCAG gACTGGTTCGTGGTGAACAAGAAAGCGTCCATTAAATTTGAGAAGTTTCTGAAGATGAAACCCAAACACAGTCCTGATGAATCcagcaaccaccaccaccatctccatctccaccatctccaccacctggacctgctccaccaccagcagcaccagcaccacccGGAGATacaccaccaccatcaacaGCATCAACATCATCAACAACAGCATCATCTCCAGCAGCAGCATCTCCAGCAGCAGCTGGTGGAGCAGCCACACCACCAGCAGCAGTTCCTGCCCCACCACGAGCACCACCTGCAGTAtcaacacccccacctccacgaCCAGAACCAGCCCCTGCTCCAACAGCTGCAaccccagctccaccccccccagccccagcccccagtcctccagtacaCCCCCCTGGAGTCCTGGCTGGAGCGCAGGCCCGAACCCCCCCACGCTCAGAGGGAGGCAccgggggaggcggaggggaagaggagggagcgggggggaggcggggggggaggggggaagttcAACGGCggagacagcagcagcagcagcgtcaGTTCCAGCAGCGAATCAGAGACTGAGGCGGCCGGCGGACAGAGACATCACGACCAATGGGCTCTGAAGAGGCCTGTTGTCATGGACGCGGGGCCCGAGGTTTCTAAGCGACACAGGAACAACAATTAA